Within the Populus trichocarpa isolate Nisqually-1 chromosome 14, P.trichocarpa_v4.1, whole genome shotgun sequence genome, the region ttaTGATATTCGGTGAAATTcttgttatttgtattttttttttttttacagtaacCCTATTCAACAAAATCGTATCAACGGTGCGTGAATTGATACCATGGATGCGTCACCATGGAGGCGTCACCGTGGGTCAACCCGCTGTACCCCCAAGGTCTGATAGCTGTATAAAAGAGTGCTATCACCTTACTAAAGAGCATCACAAAACAcacagacagagagagagagagagagagagagactgcaTTCAACGTATCAGTATAGCTTCCAGGAAATCTAGAGCCTCTGCTTCCCAGGTTAAGGTACTTGGGTTCTTCATGCACTAGTTTTTTCTCTCCTGTTCATACTCCCttgtttcattatttttgttccaaCAACTGAGAACGTTTAAAGCTCCCAAATCATTGAAGGTTTCTTAATTTCAGTGTTACAAAGCTCACATGGAATGCATTAACAATAAACCTTCGATCACCTTTGTACCCTGAAATGGTCAGGGTTTTCGCCTTTCCCCCACTTACTTTGCAAGGGATGAAGTTcggttatagtttttttattttttattactccATGTATTCCTATTAAAGTTTGGTTGCAGTTCTTTTTTTCTAGATCAAAACACTAGGCTGCTAGCTGCTTGTTTGTTTTAGtaccttctccttcttctaGCTAACTTGGGGCAACTGCATGATGCTTGAGGAAGAACTCTTGGCTGTAAATATACAATATCTAGTTCAGAAACCCCCAATATCCATGATATATGGAACATTATGCTATACAATCCCTGAACCGTGTATTTTACTAGAAAATCTAATTTGGCTTGTTTGGTTAGTAGAAGAAACTGAGCAAGCAACTAGTTGCTCCAAACGATCCACTGTGATAAAAAGTTTGAGATGTCATGAAAGTCAGACTCCtgataaatttgatgttttgcATAGTATTGACTTATAgtgtataatttatatatagaattcgATGTTTTGAGATGCCATGAAAGTTCTTGCTAGTGAGTATGCATAGAATTATTTTGAGAAGTTAATTTTATAGCTAGTGGTGACTCTTGTTTTATTTGTCATGCGAGCAGAAAACTTCCAcaaatggaagaaaatgaatTATCAAACTCTATGAATGATAATGAAAAACCATGCAAAGATATTGCAATTGAAATTCCAGAGGACTTGGAGACTACCTTTCGGCGAGAGGAATGTATCTACAAAGCTCCAGCTGCACTTTGCGATTCAAACAGAGCTTCCTACACTCCTCGGGTAATTTCTATAGGTCCTTTTCACCATGATAGTGAAAGTGAAAAACTGAGGCCTATGGAAATTCAGAAACAAAGATATCTGAAAGAATTTTGTAAGAGATTGCGAGGGGAAACAAAGGAGCAAGTGCGAGAATCTTTGAATGTACTTTCGAGCACCATTGAAgatgaaaaagataaaatcaaacacTGTTATGCAGATAATACCTTTCATCAATTTTCTAGAAATCAGTTTGTGAAGATGATTCTGTTCGATGCAGTGTTCATCTTCGAGCTCTTCttgaagaatgaagaagatATACGCGGTAACAAACGATATCAACATGATTTCATCATAGGCAAACCCTGGCTGAGAGCTGCGATTCAACGGGACTTGATATTGCTTGAAAATCAGCTTCCATTCTTCATTCTCGAGAAATTATACAGCCTTGCCATCGAGGAAACAAATCCCGATTATCGTTCTTTTCTGGACCTTTCCTGCCGCTACTTTGAGAAGTACGGTAAGAACAAAACCAAGCCAGATGAAACCAAGCCTTATGAAGTGTTGCATTTCACTGATTTGGTAAGACATTTTCTATCCTTGAAGCACCCGCAGTTAGAATCACCAGatggaaagcaaattaaaaatctttataGCGCAACCATGCTGCACCAAGCAGGAATTAAGTTCAAGGCATTGTCGGATCATTTCACTGATTTGGTAAGACATTTTCTATCCTTCAAGCACCCGCAGCTAGAATCACCAGatggaaagcaaattaaaaatcttTACAGCGCAACCATGCTGCACCGAGCAGGAATTAAGTTCAAGGCATTGCCGGATGCATGCTTGCTTGACATAAGAGCCTGGAAGGAAAATGAGAATCCAGTCAAGAAAGGTGAGTTACATATGCCACCACTTGAAATCGACAACAGCACCGAATGTCTCTTTCGAAACCTCATGGCCTTGGAACAGTGTCGTTATCCAACAGAAGAGTTTATCTGCCGTTATGTTAAGCTATTGGATTTTCTTGTGGACGATAAAAAGGATGTGGATTTACTCATTGAAAATAAGGTTATTGTTAGCAGGCTTGGTGACAGTAAAGCTGTGGCGGAGCTTATTAACAAACTTTGCCTAGAAATAGTAGAAGTTACTTCTGGTTATGATGCTCTCTCCCAACTTCTGAATGATTACTACGAGAGCTCTTGGAACAAAAACAAGGCATACTTGGTTAGTGTGTATTTCCACAATGTTTGGATTGGTACTGGAACTGTTATTGGATTAATCATCCTAGCCATCACCGTGACGCGGTTTATCCTATTCTTTTTCCGCTAGTATTCTATGTTTTTGCTATAAAGAAAAGGCTCGACCTCGACATCTctataaaagaagaagacatgGATGCTAGTTGAGCTCCAAGCTTCTTGTTGgctttcctccaaataaatttGTATCGCTCTGACTCACCGTGTCGCTCCTACTGTTGTGTATGTGGCCGTGCCTGTAGAATTTTAGTTTCCCTTGAAGTTAATAAATCTTGTCATTCCTGTTGTAAGGTAACAACAACTATTATTGAACTTGAAGGTTTTCATTAACAAGGATATTGTCAATGTATTGCGGTTTGCATCATTTCCACATCTTTATCGCCACTAAATAAAACATGTACGTAAAATGTTTGCTcgtctttttcttccttttcttttagttgcgtggacaaaaacaaaatggtgCTAACCACCTGGCCTGAGAAAGA harbors:
- the LOC18109724 gene encoding UPF0481 protein At3g47200 isoform X4 — encoded protein: MEENELSNSMNDNEKPCKDIAIEIPEDLETTFRREECIYKAPAALCDSNRASYTPRVISIGPFHHDSESEKLRPMEIQKQRYLKEFCKRLRGETKEQVRESLNVLSSTIEDEKDKIKHCYADNTFHQFSRNQFVKMILFDAVFIFELFLKNEEDIRGNKRYQHDFIIGKPWLRAAIQRDLILLENQLPFFILEKLYSLAIEETNPDYRSFLDLSCRYFEKYGKNKTKPDETKPYEVLHFTDLVRHFLSLKHPQLESPDGKQIKNLYSATMLHQAGIKFKALSDHFTDLVRHFLSFKHPQLESPDGKQIKNLYSATMLHRAGIKFKALPDACLLDIRAWKENENPVKKGELHMPPLEIDNSTECLFRNLMALEQCRYPTEEFICRYVKLLDFLVDDKKDVDLLIENKVIVSRLGDSKAVAELMNKLCLEIVEVTSGYDALSQLLNDYYDSSWNKNKAYLVSVYFQNVWIGTGTVIGLIILAITVTRFILFFFR
- the LOC18109724 gene encoding UPF0481 protein At3g47200 isoform X3 codes for the protein MEENELSNSMNDNEKPCKDIAIEIPEDLETTFRREECIYKAPAALCDSNRASYTPRVISIGPFHHDSESEKLRPMEIQKQRYLKEFCKRLRGETKEQVRESLNVLSSTIEDEKDKIKHCYADNTFHQFSRNQFVKMILFDAVFIFELFLKNEEDIRGNKRYQHDFIIGKPWLRAAIQRDLILLENQLPFFILEKLYSLAIEETNPDYRSFLDLSCRYFEKYGKNKTKPDETKPYEVLHFTDLVRHFLSLKHPQLESPDGKQIKNLYSATMLHQAGIKFKALSDHFTDLVRHFLSFKHPQLESPDGKQIKNLYSATMLHRAGIKFKALPDACLLDIRAWKENENPVKKGELHMPPLEIDNSTECLFRNLMALEQCHYPRQEFICRYVKLLDFLVDVEKDVDLLIENKVIVSRLGDSKAVAELMNKLCLEIVEVTSGYDALSQLLNDYYDSSWNKNKAYLVSVYFQNVWIGTGTVIGLIILAITVTRFILFFFR
- the LOC18109724 gene encoding UPF0481 protein At3g47200 isoform X5, which encodes MEENELSNSMNDNEKPCKDIAIEIPEDLETTFRREECIYKAPAALCDSNRASYTPRVISIGPFHHDSESEKLRPMEIQKQRYLKEFCKRLRGETKEQVRESLNVLSSTIEDEKDKIKHCYADNTFHQFSRNQFVKMILFDAVFIFELFLKNEEDIRGNKRYQHDFIIGKPWLRAAIQRDLILLENQLPFFILEKLYSLAIEETNPDYRSFLDLSCRYFEKYGKNKTKPDETKPYEVLHFTDLVRHFLSLKHPQLESPDGKQIKNLYSATMLHQAGIKFKALSDHFTDLVRHFLSFKHPQLESPDGKQIKNLYSATMLHRAGIKFKALPDACLLDIRAWKENENPVKKGELHMPPLEIDNSTECLFRNLMALEQCHYPRQEFICRYVKLLDFLVDVEKDVDLLIENKVIVSRLGDSKAVAELMNKLCLEIVEVTSGYDALSQLLNDYYDSSWNKNKAYLVSVYFQNVWIGTGTVIGLIILAITVTRFILFFFR
- the LOC18109724 gene encoding UPF0481 protein At3g47200 isoform X2 — translated: MEENELSNSMNDNEKPCKDIAIEIPEDLETTFRREECIYKAPAALCDSNRASYTPRVISIGPFHHDSESEKLRPMEIQKQRYLKEFCKRLRGETKEQVRESLNVLSSTIEDEKDKIKHCYADNTFHQFSRNQFVKMILFDAVFIFELFLKNEEDIRGNKRYQHDFIIGKPWLRAAIQRDLILLENQLPFFILEKLYSLAIEETNPDYRSFLDLSCRYFEKYGKNKTKPDETKPYEVLHFTDLVRHFLSLKHPQLESPDGKQIKNLYSATMLHQAGIKFKALSDHFTDLVRHFLSFKHPQLESPDGKQIKNLYSATMLHRAGIKFKALPDACLLDIRAWKENENPVKKGELHMPPLEIDNSTECLFRNLMALEQCRYPTEEFICRYVKLLDFLVDDKKDVDLLIENKVIVSRLGDSKAVAELINKLCLEIVEVTSGYDALSQLLNDYYESSWNKNKAYLVSVYFHNVWIGTGTVIGLIILAITVTRFILFFFR